In Acidimicrobiales bacterium, one genomic interval encodes:
- the icd gene encoding NADP-dependent isocitrate dehydrogenase, with the protein MADKITMAADGTLKVSDEPIIPFIEGDGTGVDIWPAARTVLDAAAAKHGKKISWREVLAGEKAFNETGDWLPEETVDVFREYLIGIKGPLTTPIGGGFRSLNVALRQILDLYVCLRPVRWFEGVPSPVKRPDLVDMVIFRENTEDIYAGLEVQAHTAEAKRMIQLLHDEFGWDIRPDSGVGIKPVSESGSKRLIRAAMNYAVKNSRKSVTLVHKGNIQKFTEGAFRTWGYELVREEFPDVAVSWEDSKGEPGDRILVKDAIADITLQQVLTRPDEFDVIATTNLNGDYLSDALAAQVGGIGIAPGANINYVTGHGIFEATHGTAPKYAGLDKVNPGSVLLSGVMMFEHLGWQEAADDIVRALEATIADKIVTYDFARQMEGATEVKTSEFASAIIDRL; encoded by the coding sequence ATGGCCGACAAGATCACCATGGCTGCCGACGGCACCCTCAAAGTCTCTGACGAGCCGATCATCCCTTTCATCGAGGGTGACGGGACGGGCGTGGACATCTGGCCGGCGGCCAGGACCGTTCTCGACGCTGCGGCCGCAAAGCACGGCAAGAAGATCTCGTGGCGCGAAGTGCTCGCCGGTGAGAAGGCGTTCAACGAGACCGGTGACTGGCTCCCCGAGGAGACCGTCGACGTCTTTCGCGAGTACCTGATCGGGATCAAGGGCCCGCTGACCACTCCGATCGGCGGTGGCTTTCGCTCGCTGAACGTGGCGCTCCGGCAGATCCTGGACCTCTACGTCTGCCTGCGCCCGGTGCGGTGGTTCGAAGGTGTTCCTTCGCCGGTGAAGCGCCCCGACCTGGTCGACATGGTGATATTCCGCGAGAACACCGAGGACATCTACGCCGGACTCGAGGTCCAGGCGCACACCGCCGAGGCCAAGCGGATGATCCAGCTCCTCCACGACGAGTTCGGCTGGGACATCCGCCCCGACAGCGGTGTCGGCATCAAGCCGGTGTCGGAGTCAGGGTCGAAGCGTCTTATCCGCGCAGCGATGAACTACGCGGTCAAGAACAGCCGCAAGTCGGTCACCCTCGTTCACAAGGGCAACATCCAGAAGTTCACCGAAGGCGCGTTCCGCACGTGGGGTTACGAGCTCGTGCGCGAGGAATTCCCCGACGTGGCGGTCAGCTGGGAGGACTCGAAGGGCGAGCCCGGCGACCGGATCCTCGTCAAGGACGCCATTGCCGACATCACGTTGCAACAGGTCCTCACCCGACCGGACGAGTTCGACGTCATCGCCACCACCAACCTGAACGGCGACTACCTCTCAGACGCCCTGGCAGCGCAGGTCGGCGGAATCGGCATCGCCCCTGGCGCCAACATCAACTACGTGACCGGTCACGGGATCTTCGAAGCCACCCACGGGACCGCGCCGAAGTACGCCGGGCTCGACAAGGTAAACCCCGGGTCGGTGCTCCTTTCCGGAGTGATGATGTTCGAGCATCTCGGCTGGCAGGAAGCGGCGGACGACATCGTCCGCGCCCTCGAGGCGACCATCGCCGACAAGATCGTCACCTACGACTTCGCACGCCAGATGGAGGGCGCCACCGAGGTCAAGACCTCGGAGTTCGCAAGCGCGATCATCGACCGCCTATAA
- the purN gene encoding phosphoribosylglycinamide formyltransferase, with the protein MIEETPRLGVLASGSGTVLAAILDSGLAVSAVILDRPCRAGDLAREARIDVEVVERESFGKDFDRVAYTNRVIDALKRHQIDVVAMAGFGTVLSSDIFAVYPGKILNTHPALLPAFKGWHAVRDALEAGVKVTGTTVHVATEDVDAGPILAQEAVRVEPGDTEETLHERIKQVERRLYPETIRIFLNDMKGAPQ; encoded by the coding sequence GTGATCGAGGAGACTCCGCGTCTGGGCGTGCTTGCGTCGGGCTCCGGCACGGTTTTGGCTGCCATCCTGGACTCCGGCTTGGCGGTGTCGGCGGTGATCCTCGATCGGCCTTGCCGGGCGGGCGACTTGGCCCGGGAGGCTCGAATCGACGTCGAAGTGGTCGAGCGGGAGAGCTTCGGCAAGGACTTCGACCGCGTCGCTTACACCAATCGCGTTATCGACGCCCTAAAGCGGCACCAGATCGACGTCGTCGCGATGGCCGGGTTCGGGACGGTCCTTTCGAGCGACATATTCGCCGTCTATCCCGGTAAAATTCTGAACACTCATCCTGCTCTTCTGCCGGCGTTCAAGGGGTGGCACGCCGTGCGCGACGCCCTCGAAGCGGGGGTGAAGGTCACCGGTACGACAGTCCACGTCGCCACCGAGGATGTCGACGCCGGACCGATCCTCGCCCAAGAGGCGGTGAGGGTGGAACCCGGCGACACCGAAGAGACACTTCACGAACGGATCAAGCAAGTGGAAAGACGGCTCTACCCGGAGACGATCCGCATTTTTCTGAACGACATGAAAGGAGCCCCGCAGTGA
- a CDS encoding LuxR C-terminal-related transcriptional regulator — translation MGNWALGPVKLLGRDDALAAAEAGLARGGGVMLMGSPGVGKTALMRAVLGGLREDAHARVLWLMAHASGPDIPFGAFAPHVPEVVGVPGARPEPFFLLQTIRQAVIESAGSRDLTLAVDDAHCLDSASATLLFQLISTGSAKALIAARAGEALAPPLRSLWKEGLVERIDLGPLDRDETLELAENLLGDAADGELSEALWETSGGNPLYLSELILSGTDAGRIAKERGVWCLVGGLTIGPRLQELLDERLSALDEDLRDSLEVIAFADPVPSQALERVVPEQHLENLQRNGLVVIDAGAGEKYVRMSHPLYGELIRGRLPDVRADELRRLLADAFEDAGLLQGDFLRVASWRLESGGTKDPEFLLEAAVRASARFDWSLAARFARAAVDSDGGTASRIALADALARLGRPDEALNVLGSCASKSDEERARLAVLRASAMFWGLGDWSQANRTLEDAEQALEDTSEKTWVAGVRAGMLNFIGRPDVAAGASRPLLDVPHLSSKARLAAGYALSTALAWGGLTDQALRVLDAFRPSEPGGVSAAPLGIDWPLLVRTSAYRTAGRVRDTEELARDEYALALQMHNNEAKAVATGALAWVALVRGQLPLAVLRCREAIAANDSTAAGDATVGRRLLLCLLVEALALSGDALGAASVLAEARSEIRISERWMVPRLWIARAWVAVGRGEVSSALPELNTAIDEARRGGHVAHEEVALLARLRLSGSGGADEGTVRRVQELASWVEGDLIQVMAAHARALADRSADRLDSVAEQYELLGLGLYAAETAAQASQAHAQAGQPRRAAASASRAQSLLSGPESARPVTLQLASAPASLTRREREVALLARSGMSSQAIAARLHLSTRTVDTHLARVYFKLGISRRSELGDALGMDDSAAGFESPTG, via the coding sequence GTGGGCAACTGGGCGCTAGGCCCGGTCAAACTGCTCGGGCGCGACGATGCGCTCGCAGCCGCAGAAGCCGGACTGGCTAGGGGCGGCGGGGTCATGTTGATGGGCTCCCCCGGGGTAGGCAAGACGGCGCTGATGCGCGCCGTCCTCGGAGGTCTGCGTGAAGACGCCCACGCTCGGGTTCTGTGGTTGATGGCGCACGCCTCCGGACCCGACATCCCCTTCGGGGCGTTCGCGCCGCACGTTCCCGAGGTGGTCGGGGTTCCCGGCGCTCGACCGGAGCCCTTTTTCCTCCTTCAGACCATCCGCCAAGCAGTGATCGAAAGCGCCGGGAGCCGAGACCTGACCCTCGCCGTCGACGATGCCCACTGCCTGGACAGTGCGTCGGCGACCCTCCTGTTCCAGCTGATCTCGACCGGGAGCGCCAAAGCGCTGATCGCCGCCCGGGCAGGCGAGGCGCTGGCACCCCCGCTGCGGTCGCTCTGGAAGGAGGGTCTGGTCGAGCGGATCGACCTGGGACCGCTCGACAGGGACGAGACGCTGGAGCTGGCCGAGAACCTGCTCGGGGACGCCGCCGACGGTGAGCTGAGCGAGGCTCTATGGGAGACCAGCGGCGGCAATCCCCTTTACCTCAGCGAGCTGATCCTTTCGGGGACCGATGCCGGCAGGATCGCCAAGGAGCGCGGCGTATGGTGCCTGGTCGGGGGGCTGACCATCGGGCCCCGCCTTCAGGAGCTGCTCGACGAGAGGCTGAGCGCCCTGGACGAGGACCTTCGGGACTCGCTCGAAGTGATCGCCTTCGCCGACCCGGTTCCGTCCCAGGCCCTCGAACGGGTGGTGCCGGAGCAACACCTCGAGAACCTTCAGCGAAACGGTCTTGTGGTGATCGACGCCGGCGCCGGCGAGAAGTACGTCCGGATGAGCCATCCCCTCTACGGAGAGCTGATACGGGGCCGGCTGCCCGATGTCCGCGCGGACGAGCTGCGACGGCTGCTTGCCGACGCATTCGAAGACGCCGGCCTGCTCCAGGGGGATTTCCTGAGGGTGGCCTCCTGGCGCCTCGAATCCGGCGGAACGAAAGATCCCGAATTCCTGCTGGAAGCAGCGGTCAGGGCCTCCGCCCGTTTCGACTGGTCCTTGGCAGCTCGGTTCGCCCGAGCGGCCGTCGACTCGGACGGCGGGACCGCCTCCCGGATAGCTCTCGCCGACGCGCTGGCTCGCCTGGGTCGTCCCGACGAGGCGCTCAACGTTCTTGGGAGCTGTGCCAGTAAGAGTGACGAGGAACGGGCGCGCCTGGCGGTGTTGCGCGCATCGGCGATGTTCTGGGGACTCGGCGACTGGTCGCAGGCCAACCGGACCCTGGAGGACGCGGAGCAAGCCCTCGAGGACACATCGGAGAAGACTTGGGTCGCCGGCGTGAGGGCGGGGATGCTCAACTTCATCGGCAGGCCCGACGTCGCGGCCGGCGCAAGCCGGCCCCTGCTCGACGTTCCCCACCTGTCATCGAAGGCGCGGCTCGCTGCGGGATACGCGTTGTCGACTGCGCTCGCATGGGGCGGTCTGACCGATCAAGCGTTGCGCGTGCTCGACGCGTTCCGGCCGAGCGAACCCGGCGGTGTCTCAGCCGCGCCGCTCGGAATCGACTGGCCGCTTCTCGTCAGGACCAGCGCGTATAGGACCGCCGGGAGGGTCCGGGACACCGAGGAACTGGCCCGCGACGAGTACGCCCTCGCGCTCCAGATGCACAACAACGAAGCCAAGGCGGTCGCTACCGGCGCGCTCGCATGGGTAGCGCTCGTGAGAGGACAGCTACCCCTCGCCGTGCTGCGGTGTCGCGAGGCGATCGCAGCAAACGATTCGACGGCCGCGGGGGACGCGACCGTCGGCCGGCGGCTCCTGTTGTGCCTGCTCGTCGAGGCCCTCGCTCTTTCGGGAGACGCGCTCGGGGCGGCCAGTGTTCTCGCCGAGGCGCGCTCCGAGATACGTATTTCTGAACGGTGGATGGTCCCCCGCCTTTGGATCGCCCGGGCTTGGGTTGCCGTGGGACGAGGGGAGGTAAGCAGTGCATTGCCCGAACTCAACACCGCGATCGACGAAGCCCGGAGAGGTGGCCACGTCGCCCATGAGGAGGTCGCGCTGCTCGCCCGATTGCGACTCAGCGGATCGGGTGGTGCCGACGAAGGGACGGTGAGACGGGTCCAGGAGCTGGCCTCCTGGGTGGAGGGCGATCTCATCCAAGTCATGGCGGCTCACGCGCGGGCGCTGGCGGACCGGTCGGCCGACAGGCTCGACTCCGTCGCGGAGCAGTACGAACTTCTCGGTTTGGGTCTGTACGCAGCGGAGACCGCTGCGCAGGCCAGCCAGGCCCATGCGCAGGCTGGGCAGCCTCGCCGCGCGGCGGCGTCGGCTTCAAGGGCCCAGTCGTTGCTGAGCGGACCCGAATCGGCGCGCCCGGTGACGCTTCAGCTGGCATCGGCGCCCGCGTCCCTCACCCGGCGCGAGAGGGAGGTCGCCCTCCTCGCGCGGAGCGGGATGTCCAGCCAGGCGATCGCAGCCCGGCTCCACCTTTCGACCAGGACGGTCGACACCCATCTGGCGCGCGTCTACTTCAAGCTCGGCATCAGCCGGCGCTCGGAGCTCGGGGACGCTCTGGGGATGGACGATTCGGCTGCGGGATTCGAGTCGCCGACCGGCTGA
- a CDS encoding methylenetetrahydrofolate reductase: MSRIADLLAAGRTYSFEFFPPKNDEEHARLVQTLMELQPLKPSFVSVTYRGGRSSRQRTHDLVVGMLRTTTLNPMAHLICVAHTRLELAEILVEFRKAGVENLMALGGDPPTDPDAVEGELAHAIELVELANAIGGFCVGVAAHPAGHPRSPDMRTDRDRLAEKMRLADFGVTQFFFRLDEYLSLLEDLAARDVSKPVLPGIMPITSLTAVPRMARMGAPVPPEVVEVLESAGDPQSVKAAGIEIATKLCQDLLDAGAPGLHFYTLNTSQATRDIYTNLGLGASAIL, encoded by the coding sequence ATGTCCCGGATAGCCGACCTGCTCGCCGCGGGCCGCACCTACTCGTTCGAGTTCTTCCCCCCGAAGAACGACGAGGAGCACGCTCGGCTGGTCCAGACCCTGATGGAGCTACAGCCGCTGAAACCGTCGTTCGTGTCGGTCACCTACCGGGGCGGCAGGTCGTCCCGGCAGCGAACGCACGATCTGGTGGTCGGCATGCTGCGGACCACGACCTTGAACCCGATGGCGCACCTGATCTGCGTCGCGCACACCAGGCTCGAGCTGGCCGAGATACTCGTCGAGTTCCGCAAGGCCGGTGTCGAGAATCTGATGGCGCTCGGTGGGGACCCTCCTACGGACCCCGACGCAGTCGAGGGCGAGCTGGCTCATGCGATCGAGCTTGTGGAGTTGGCGAATGCGATCGGCGGCTTTTGCGTCGGAGTTGCTGCGCATCCTGCCGGGCATCCACGCTCGCCGGACATGCGGACGGATCGCGACCGCCTCGCGGAAAAGATGCGGCTCGCCGACTTCGGCGTCACGCAGTTCTTCTTCCGGCTCGACGAGTACCTGTCGCTTCTCGAGGACCTCGCCGCGCGAGATGTCTCGAAGCCGGTGCTTCCGGGAATCATGCCGATCACCAGCCTCACCGCGGTGCCGCGCATGGCCCGCATGGGCGCGCCCGTCCCGCCAGAGGTGGTGGAGGTGCTCGAGTCGGCCGGCGATCCCCAATCCGTGAAGGCTGCGGGCATCGAGATCGCCACCAAGCTGTGTCAGGACCTCCTCGACGCGGGCGCCCCGGGGCTGCACTTCTACACGCTCAACACGTCGCAAGCGACGCGCGACATCTACACCAATCTCGGGCTCGGAGCATCGGCGATCCTTTGA
- a CDS encoding malate dehydrogenase, giving the protein MSVSPIRVAVTGAAGQIGYSLLFRIASGALLGPDQPVILQLLEITPALGALQGVVMELDDCAFPLLAGITTSDDPNVAFGDANIALLVGARPRSKGMERKDLLEANGAIFTVQGKALSDNAADDIRVLVVGNPANTNALIAMHNAPNIPRERFTAMTRLDQNRAKAQLSARSGRPVTEVTNLTIWGNHSATQYPDIFHAKIGGRPAKDVIADDAWVEKEFIPAVQQRGAAIIEARGASSAASAASAAIDHVRDWMGGFGNGDWTSMAIPSDGSYGVPEGLMSSFPVTTSGGQYRVVQGLDIDDFSRTRIDASVAELGEERDAVRELGLIG; this is encoded by the coding sequence ATGTCCGTCAGCCCCATACGTGTAGCAGTGACCGGCGCCGCCGGGCAGATCGGCTACAGCCTGCTCTTCAGGATCGCCAGCGGGGCGCTGCTCGGCCCCGACCAGCCCGTGATCCTTCAGCTCCTGGAGATCACGCCTGCGCTGGGCGCCCTGCAAGGAGTGGTCATGGAGCTCGACGACTGCGCTTTCCCGCTGCTGGCGGGCATCACCACATCAGACGATCCGAACGTCGCTTTCGGAGACGCCAACATCGCCCTCCTGGTTGGCGCCCGACCGCGAAGCAAGGGGATGGAACGCAAGGACCTACTCGAGGCCAACGGAGCGATCTTCACCGTCCAGGGCAAGGCGTTGTCGGACAACGCCGCGGACGACATTCGCGTGCTCGTGGTCGGAAACCCGGCCAACACCAACGCTCTCATCGCGATGCACAACGCGCCCAATATCCCGCGCGAGAGGTTCACCGCGATGACCCGCCTTGATCAGAACCGGGCGAAGGCGCAGCTCTCCGCCCGTTCCGGGCGCCCGGTCACCGAGGTCACCAACCTCACCATCTGGGGCAACCATTCCGCGACCCAGTACCCCGACATCTTCCACGCCAAGATCGGCGGCCGGCCGGCAAAGGACGTCATCGCCGACGACGCCTGGGTGGAGAAGGAGTTCATCCCCGCGGTGCAGCAGCGCGGCGCCGCAATCATCGAGGCGCGAGGCGCGTCGAGCGCTGCGAGCGCTGCGAGCGCTGCGATAGATCACGTGCGCGACTGGATGGGTGGATTTGGGAACGGTGACTGGACGTCGATGGCGATCCCGTCGGACGGCTCCTACGGCGTTCCCGAGGGACTCATGTCGTCGTTCCCGGTGACGACGTCTGGCGGCCAATACCGGGTGGTGCAGGGACTCGATATCGACGATTTCTCACGGACGCGAATCGACGCGTCGGTTGCAGAGCTCGGCGAGGAGCGCGACGCGGTACGCGAGCTTGGCCTCATCGGCTGA
- a CDS encoding iron ABC transporter permease — protein MAIAVPTRRNGTRSQFPWGLLGLSALIAVVVLLPLLFLVLNAAHAGWHDVFRLLFRRLTRVLLVNTIELAAGVSAGAAILGTASAWIIERTNLPFRKAWAVLIVLPLAIPDFVVGYSWHSIAPAIRGFGGALLVMTLALYPLVYLPVAAALRRSDPAEEEVARSLGLGPLQTFIRVTLRQIRPAVTGGCLVVCLALLAEYGAFEIVGFQTFTTTIFGQLQNGFDPAGASGLSLVLVLIGIIVLIGEAGMSTRGRLSRASGGAARPFGRRRLRGRQKAVATGVLALIAGAGLGLPVGTLTYWMAASHATTLPGSSVWGSLAHSAAYSAGAGLIATLLALPVALLVVRHRSPTSLIIERSTYLVQSLPGLVIALALIYFTTHFAHSLYLTSSLLVAAYAILFFPLALISVKASVAQAPRRLEEIARSLGERRLGAMLRVTLPLVAPGLAAGFSLVFLSAVTELTATLLLVPTGVQTLATQFWAYQTNAAYGAAAPYAVVMVALAAVPSYILTMWFDRHPAEASQ, from the coding sequence GTGGCGATCGCTGTTCCAACCCGGCGAAACGGCACAAGATCCCAGTTTCCTTGGGGGCTGCTCGGGCTCAGCGCGCTGATCGCGGTTGTGGTGCTGCTGCCTCTCCTCTTCCTGGTGCTGAACGCCGCGCACGCCGGCTGGCACGACGTGTTCCGCCTCCTCTTCCGGCGCCTCACCCGAGTGCTTCTCGTCAACACGATCGAACTCGCCGCCGGCGTCAGTGCGGGTGCGGCGATTCTCGGCACCGCATCGGCGTGGATCATCGAGCGGACGAACCTCCCGTTCCGCAAGGCGTGGGCGGTGCTCATCGTGTTGCCGCTCGCGATCCCCGACTTCGTCGTCGGCTACTCGTGGCATTCGATAGCGCCGGCGATCCGCGGGTTCGGCGGGGCGTTGCTCGTCATGACGCTGGCGCTGTATCCGCTGGTTTACCTGCCTGTGGCGGCCGCGTTGAGGAGGTCCGACCCCGCGGAGGAAGAGGTCGCACGGAGCCTCGGTCTTGGTCCGCTGCAAACATTCATACGGGTGACCCTCCGCCAGATCAGGCCGGCGGTCACGGGAGGCTGCCTGGTCGTGTGCTTGGCGCTTCTCGCCGAATACGGCGCGTTCGAAATCGTCGGCTTCCAGACGTTCACCACGACGATCTTCGGCCAGCTGCAGAACGGGTTCGACCCCGCCGGGGCGTCGGGCCTGTCGTTGGTCCTTGTTCTGATCGGGATCATCGTTCTGATCGGCGAGGCCGGTATGAGCACGCGCGGGAGGCTCAGCAGGGCCAGCGGCGGCGCGGCCCGCCCGTTCGGCCGGCGCCGCCTACGGGGACGCCAAAAGGCCGTCGCGACCGGGGTTCTCGCGCTCATCGCGGGAGCAGGCCTCGGGCTGCCGGTTGGGACGCTCACCTACTGGATGGCGGCAAGCCACGCGACGACCCTGCCTGGATCGTCCGTGTGGGGTTCCCTCGCCCACTCCGCTGCTTACAGTGCAGGAGCGGGACTGATCGCCACCCTGCTCGCCCTACCGGTCGCGCTGCTGGTCGTCCGTCACCGCTCGCCAACGTCTCTGATCATCGAGCGAAGCACCTATCTCGTGCAGTCCCTGCCCGGCTTGGTCATCGCGCTCGCGCTGATCTACTTCACCACCCACTTCGCCCATTCGCTGTACCTGACGTCGAGCCTTCTCGTCGCCGCGTACGCGATTCTCTTCTTCCCGCTGGCCCTCATAAGCGTCAAGGCGTCGGTCGCCCAAGCGCCGCGGCGCCTCGAAGAAATCGCACGGTCACTGGGAGAGCGGCGACTCGGAGCCATGCTCCGGGTGACCCTGCCGCTGGTAGCCCCGGGATTGGCGGCGGGGTTCTCTCTCGTGTTCCTTTCCGCGGTCACAGAACTCACCGCAACCTTGCTGCTGGTGCCGACCGGCGTCCAGACGCTCGCCACGCAGTTCTGGGCCTACCAGACCAACGCTGCGTACGGTGCGGCCGCGCCGTACGCGGTGGTGATGGTCGCACTGGCCGCGGTGCCAAGCTACATCCTTACGATGTGGTTTGACCGCCATCCCGCAGAGGCCAGCCAGTGA
- a CDS encoding extracellular solute-binding protein produces MPSAWETVGMLQRPALRFLAAAAAVVLGAGVLVACGGTSKPGSSGSITLYSGQHAETTQAEITAFERQTGIRVNARSGDENALVQQIQQEGSSSPADVVLTENSPALMFLQGKGLLAPVPASALSVVPARYNSPAGDWVGFSARVSVLVYNTSQLATGQVPTSILDLANPRWKGKLALAPTEPDFQPIVTSVALAEGEQAALQWLKAVKSNASGHIDPDNETVTADVNRGQAELGVVDHYYWYRTAKNVGTARLQSQIGFLSAGDPGYVIDISGASVLKSSRHKAEADQLVGFLVSQAGQHALLSSNSFEYPLRPGVGDPAGLKPFSQLQPAPITVAQLGDGSVALRLLQQAQLI; encoded by the coding sequence ATGCCTAGCGCCTGGGAAACTGTCGGGATGCTCCAAAGGCCGGCCCTCCGGTTCTTGGCCGCAGCGGCTGCTGTCGTGCTTGGTGCCGGGGTGCTGGTTGCCTGTGGAGGGACCTCGAAGCCGGGATCGTCAGGGTCGATCACTCTCTACAGCGGGCAGCACGCAGAAACGACCCAGGCCGAGATCACGGCCTTCGAGCGGCAGACCGGCATCCGCGTAAACGCGCGGAGCGGCGACGAGAACGCCCTCGTTCAGCAGATCCAGCAGGAGGGGTCGAGTTCTCCTGCCGACGTCGTCCTGACCGAGAATTCGCCGGCGCTCATGTTCTTGCAGGGCAAGGGGCTCCTCGCCCCGGTGCCCGCGAGCGCGCTGTCGGTCGTCCCGGCGAGGTACAACTCGCCCGCAGGCGACTGGGTCGGCTTCTCTGCGCGGGTGAGCGTCCTGGTCTACAACACGTCCCAGCTGGCGACGGGACAGGTCCCGACGTCGATCCTCGACCTCGCCAACCCGCGCTGGAAAGGCAAGCTTGCGCTCGCCCCGACCGAGCCGGACTTCCAGCCGATCGTCACGTCGGTCGCCCTCGCCGAGGGGGAGCAGGCCGCCCTTCAGTGGCTCAAAGCCGTGAAGTCCAACGCGTCGGGCCACATCGACCCGGACAACGAAACGGTCACCGCCGACGTCAACCGCGGCCAAGCTGAACTCGGCGTCGTCGACCACTACTACTGGTACCGGACGGCCAAGAACGTCGGAACCGCGCGGCTGCAGTCGCAGATCGGTTTCTTGTCGGCGGGTGATCCCGGTTACGTCATCGACATCTCGGGTGCAAGCGTGCTCAAGTCGAGCCGTCACAAGGCGGAAGCGGACCAGCTGGTCGGCTTCTTGGTGTCACAGGCGGGACAACACGCCCTGTTGTCGAGCAACAGCTTCGAGTATCCGCTGCGGCCCGGCGTTGGAGATCCGGCCGGGCTCAAACCGTTCTCGCAGCTCCAACCCGCGCCGATAACGGTCGCTCAGCTCGGTGACGGCTCGGTGGCGCTGCGCCTGTTGCAGCAGGCGCAGCTCATCTGA
- the purH gene encoding bifunctional phosphoribosylaminoimidazolecarboxamide formyltransferase/IMP cyclohydrolase, producing MRVLLSVYDKTGLEDFARDLVELGHELIASGGTASALGAADIPHKTVESITEAPEMLGGRVKTLHPRLHGGILADLSKTDHVADLERQSIEPIGMVVCNLYPFTSKPSIELIDVGGPTMVRAAAKNWAHVASVVDPDDYASVLDDLRANGEVSEDRRRRLAAKAFAHTAAYDAEIANWFARNEAGQDNDLPATVHLALEQAQVLRYGENPHQRGARYREIGHTSWWDGVVQHGGMELSYLNLYDADAAWRLAHQLEDLGAVAAVVVKHANPCGAAVSDDALTAYDKAFEGDPMSAFGGIVALTRPVTEEVAAEMVGNAKADVLIAPGYDDAALALFAAKRKNMRVLSAPPPGTDSLHLRQIGGSWLVQDPYEFRSGRDSWRIVTKAQPTDDNWRDMELAWRVCAWVKSNAIVLAAGGMAVGIGGGQQNRVTPGEIAAARAAGRAKGGAAASDAFFPFRDGLDAVAAAGVAAVVQPGGSVNDDKVIEAADEHGLVMVFTGERQFQH from the coding sequence GTGAGGGTCCTGCTCTCGGTCTACGACAAGACCGGCTTGGAAGACTTCGCCAGGGATCTGGTCGAGCTGGGTCACGAGTTGATCGCCAGCGGAGGCACGGCAAGTGCCCTCGGCGCGGCTGACATCCCGCATAAGACGGTCGAGTCGATCACCGAGGCGCCGGAAATGCTGGGCGGTCGGGTGAAGACGCTGCACCCTCGGCTGCACGGAGGGATCCTCGCCGACCTTTCGAAGACCGACCACGTCGCCGACCTCGAGCGCCAGTCGATCGAGCCGATTGGGATGGTTGTCTGCAACCTGTACCCGTTCACCTCTAAGCCGTCCATCGAGCTGATCGACGTCGGGGGTCCGACGATGGTGCGGGCGGCCGCTAAGAACTGGGCTCATGTCGCGTCGGTCGTGGACCCCGACGACTACGCGTCCGTGCTCGACGATCTCCGGGCGAACGGTGAGGTTTCAGAAGATCGTCGCCGGCGGCTGGCGGCCAAGGCGTTCGCCCACACAGCTGCCTACGACGCCGAGATCGCGAACTGGTTCGCCAGGAACGAAGCAGGGCAGGACAACGACCTGCCCGCGACGGTCCATCTCGCCCTCGAACAGGCTCAGGTGCTTCGCTACGGCGAGAATCCGCACCAGCGCGGCGCCCGTTACCGCGAGATCGGCCACACCAGCTGGTGGGATGGCGTGGTGCAGCACGGCGGGATGGAGTTGTCGTACCTGAACCTCTACGACGCGGACGCGGCGTGGAGACTTGCGCACCAGCTCGAAGATCTCGGGGCTGTTGCAGCGGTCGTGGTGAAGCACGCCAATCCTTGCGGCGCGGCCGTGTCCGACGATGCGCTCACCGCGTATGACAAGGCGTTCGAGGGCGACCCGATGTCGGCGTTCGGCGGCATCGTCGCGCTGACTCGCCCGGTGACCGAGGAGGTCGCCGCCGAGATGGTCGGCAACGCCAAGGCGGATGTCCTCATCGCTCCCGGCTACGACGACGCCGCGCTGGCGCTATTCGCCGCCAAGCGCAAGAACATGCGGGTACTCTCCGCGCCGCCTCCCGGGACCGACTCCTTGCACCTTCGCCAGATCGGGGGTTCATGGCTGGTCCAGGACCCCTACGAGTTCCGATCCGGCCGGGACAGCTGGAGGATCGTCACGAAGGCCCAGCCGACAGACGACAACTGGCGGGACATGGAGCTCGCCTGGCGGGTCTGCGCGTGGGTGAAGTCGAACGCGATCGTCCTGGCTGCCGGCGGGATGGCTGTTGGCATCGGCGGCGGTCAGCAGAACCGGGTCACTCCCGGTGAGATCGCTGCGGCTCGAGCCGCGGGCAGGGCCAAGGGCGGCGCCGCAGCAAGCGACGCGTTCTTCCCCTTCCGGGACGGGCTCGACGCGGTCGCCGCGGCCGGCGTCGCCGCAGTGGTGCAACCGGGAGGATCGGTCAACGACGACAAGGTGATCGAAGCCGCCGACGAGCACGGCCTGGTGATGGTGTTCACGGGAGAAAGGCAGTTCCAGCATTGA